A window from Flavobacterium lindanitolerans encodes these proteins:
- a CDS encoding DCC1-like thiol-disulfide oxidoreductase family protein has product MKTLENQTLLYDEDCPLCQAYTTGFIKTGMLDKNGKKPFSNLTEEEHSFIDFKRASNEIALVDNKNKTVIYGIDSLLKVIGNSFPWIEKIGNIPPVKYLLKKLYSFISYNRKVIIPNQNTNTTALQCVPSFNYKYRIIYILFTLVITALTLHNFSNLITNLPQGNFGRELAIAFGQIVFQALFLLKIEKRNLVNYTGNLMTVSLAGALLLTPILLLNQFINIPQITILIWFALVVLFMFMEHSRRIKILRLPTILSYTWVIYRVIVLLVILTF; this is encoded by the coding sequence ATGAAAACACTTGAAAACCAAACATTATTGTATGATGAAGATTGTCCACTCTGCCAGGCCTACACAACAGGTTTTATAAAAACAGGGATGTTGGACAAAAACGGCAAAAAACCATTTTCTAATCTGACAGAAGAAGAACACAGTTTTATCGATTTCAAAAGAGCTTCTAATGAAATTGCTTTGGTTGATAACAAAAACAAAACCGTCATTTATGGAATAGACAGTCTGTTGAAAGTGATCGGAAATTCTTTTCCATGGATAGAAAAAATCGGAAACATTCCTCCTGTGAAATACCTGTTGAAAAAACTTTATTCTTTTATTTCATACAATCGTAAAGTAATTATCCCCAATCAAAATACCAATACCACTGCTTTGCAATGTGTTCCAAGTTTTAATTATAAATATAGGATTATTTACATTCTCTTTACCCTTGTAATTACTGCCCTGACACTGCATAATTTTTCAAACCTCATCACTAATCTCCCTCAGGGAAATTTCGGAAGAGAGTTGGCTATTGCTTTCGGACAAATTGTTTTTCAAGCCTTGTTTTTACTAAAAATTGAAAAAAGAAATCTGGTAAACTATACCGGAAATCTGATGACAGTGTCACTGGCAGGTGCTCTGCTCCTGACACCCATCTTACTCCTGAACCAATTTATAAATATTCCACAAATCACCATCTTAATCTGGTTTGCCCTTGTAGTTTTATTTATGTTTATGGAACATTCCAGAAGGATTAAAATATTGCGACTTCCAACTATACTTTCTTACACCTGGGTAATTTACAGAGTAATTGTCTTGTTAGTCATCTTAACCTTTTAA